One part of the Pseudopipra pipra isolate bDixPip1 chromosome 3, bDixPip1.hap1, whole genome shotgun sequence genome encodes these proteins:
- the LOC135410728 gene encoding echinoderm microtubule-associated protein-like 5 — MDFSADSRYIQVSTGAYKRQVHEVPLGKQITDPAAIEKITWATWTSPGLNSTGLDQSSSIEHPAGGRAGTEPRAQPRDTGESGDKGRVGEGEIKTFWGVCVK, encoded by the exons ATGGACTTCTCTGCAGACAGCAGGTACATCCAG GTCTCCACGGGCGCCTACAAGCGCCAGGTTCACGAGGTGCCCCTGGGGAAGCAAATCACAGACCCTGCAGCCATAGAGAAGATCACCTGGGCCACGTGGACCAG CCCTGGATTGAACAGCACAGGATTGGACCAAAGCAGCTCCATCGAACACCCGGcgggagggagagcagggactgAACCTcgggcacagcccagggacacGGGAGAGAGCGGGGATAAAGGCAGGGTGGGAGAGGgtgaaataaagacattttggggtgtgtgtgtgaaataa